The nucleotide window GTTGATACCAGTGATAAGAGAATTGGCAGCCCTCCATAGTTTGTTGGCTTTAAACTATCGACAACCCCAATCAAGACTGTCAATAAGAAATGATGGACGTTGTTGGCCCACACTGGGTATACGTTCTCCATGTCTGTGGAGAAGGGTTTTagagcctttagggttgaagggcagggtataaataccgtaaacaATAAGCAACAGAAATGTTTTAACGCCTGCAATTTGCCCGGTTTCGCCCTAAATCCCTGCACTCTCCTCTGCCGGACCCCCATCCGAgggctaaccagggctggccctgcttaacgTCTGAGATCAGACTGGATCCTAATGCGCAATGCAACCTCCCAGACCCCATTACCTTGGTGTACTGCTCAACCAGTTTGGTGAAGTAGTTGAAGAGGCTGTGCTGAGGGCGCAGGAAGTCGAACTGGTAGTTCCTCTGCTCCTTCTGCATCAGCTGGGTCAGGAACTGCCTGCCGTTCCGGGAAACGAACTGGGCAGTCAGCTTGACCACGTCCAGGTCAAAGGCGGAGATGGACGGAGGGTCCGCGATGAACTCGAACTCTGGAGGGGGCTCCTTCGGGACCACCGTCTCTTGGATCACCTGGGCCTGGAGCTGTGGAGGAAACAAAGGATCatgaagagaccccaaaaagggccctgatccagtccaacccgatacttccatgcaggaactctcaatcaaagcttccccaTGGATGAAAAGGCATGCAGCATCATC belongs to Sceloporus undulatus isolate JIND9_A2432 ecotype Alabama unplaced genomic scaffold, SceUnd_v1.1 scaffold_16897, whole genome shotgun sequence and includes:
- the LOC121918559 gene encoding splicing factor 3A subunit 1-like codes for the protein AQQQLPQKLQAQVIQETVVPKEPPPEFEFIADPPSISAFDLDVVKLTAQFVSRNGRQFLTQLMQKEQRNYQFDFLRPQHSLFNYFTKLVEQYTKVMGSGRLHCALGSSLISDVKQGQPWLALGWGSGRGECRDLGRNRANCRR